Proteins found in one Vallitalea guaymasensis genomic segment:
- a CDS encoding ABC transporter permease, translating to MLRDILKKELKRVFTDRRLVFSAFILPALSIFIVYTIMGSMLSNMMDDIEEHTSTVYIQNAPVQFQKVVDEKKLNMSITYIDMTEDTTSIKEQIKNGEVDMMVKFEDGFLDKVNNYKNLEIPPEVKTFYNPSEEYSRESRKRFIEIALNKYETQILTDRFGDINNVVAFDVDRNSDESIVVDEKKASGQGISMILPMLIAIILFSGAMGIGMDTIAGEKERGTMATLLLTPVKRETIALGKVIGLGIVAIVSAIVSFAAIIASMPFSSKMLTGGADMNLGALQFSTFQLIQLLIIMITLVGIYVGLICLLSVRARTVKEAGTYVTPVFMVVMIAAFSTMFGGGATELYHYAIPVYGSVSALKAALSFELTMNQFLVTAISSFVVSLILVRLITLTFNDEKVMLNA from the coding sequence ATGTTAAGAGATATATTGAAAAAAGAATTAAAAAGAGTTTTTACTGATCGTAGATTAGTTTTTTCAGCATTCATTTTACCAGCTCTTAGTATCTTTATTGTTTATACAATAATGGGAAGTATGCTTTCTAATATGATGGATGATATAGAAGAACATACATCTACAGTATATATTCAAAATGCTCCAGTACAGTTTCAAAAAGTTGTAGATGAAAAAAAGCTGAATATGAGTATTACTTATATAGATATGACCGAGGATACTACATCAATAAAGGAACAAATCAAAAATGGAGAAGTTGACATGATGGTTAAATTCGAGGATGGGTTTTTAGATAAGGTCAATAATTATAAAAACCTAGAAATACCACCAGAAGTCAAAACATTTTATAATCCATCTGAAGAATATTCACGGGAATCAAGGAAAAGATTTATTGAAATTGCTTTGAATAAATATGAAACTCAGATTTTGACAGATAGATTTGGGGATATTAACAATGTTGTTGCATTTGATGTTGATAGAAATTCTGATGAATCAATCGTTGTTGACGAGAAAAAAGCATCTGGTCAAGGAATTTCTATGATATTGCCTATGCTTATAGCTATAATTTTGTTCTCTGGAGCAATGGGGATTGGTATGGATACTATTGCAGGGGAAAAAGAAAGAGGAACAATGGCTACATTGTTGTTGACACCTGTTAAGAGGGAGACAATAGCTCTTGGAAAGGTAATTGGTCTAGGGATAGTGGCTATTGTAAGTGCCATAGTGTCATTTGCTGCCATAATAGCTTCAATGCCGTTTTCATCAAAGATGTTGACTGGTGGGGCGGACATGAATCTTGGAGCTTTACAATTTTCAACATTCCAGTTGATACAGTTATTGATAATAATGATTACTCTTGTTGGTATATATGTAGGACTTATTTGTCTATTGTCTGTTAGAGCTAGAACAGTTAAAGAAGCTGGAACATATGTAACACCTGTATTCATGGTTGTTATGATTGCTGCGTTTTCAACTATGTTTGGTGGAGGAGCAACAGAACTTTACCACTATGCGATTCCTGTATATGGAAGTGTTTCTGCATTAAAAGCGGCTTTATCATTTGAATTGACGATGAATCAGTTTTTGGTTACTGCTATATCATCATTTGTTGTTAGTTTGATATTGGTTAGGTTGATAACTCTTACGTTTAATGATGAGAAAGTAATGTTGAATGCGTAA
- a CDS encoding polysaccharide deacetylase family protein: MLKKILVIIVAVLMLVSCSASKMNIVKDTYSEGKVSINYPQFENKNDKEEIKTLNKLIEDEALKIMNQYDINDLSGLEIDYEISFCNEKIMSIKYSGLGNVKKAVYPNNIFYTSNIDTQNQTILKLSDVVDVDETFLDKFKGDNFSAVRSEQIGFLEDLSTEELKNKLASNNFYISESALGISVEVIHVLGDHAEYEIEYTNLDGNVRWKSFYDKYINEI; this comes from the coding sequence TTGTTGAAAAAAATATTAGTGATTATTGTTGCAGTACTTATGCTTGTTTCCTGTTCAGCCAGTAAAATGAATATTGTTAAAGATACATATTCAGAGGGTAAAGTAAGTATAAATTATCCTCAGTTTGAAAATAAGAATGATAAAGAAGAAATAAAAACGTTGAATAAGTTAATTGAAGATGAAGCATTAAAAATCATGAATCAGTATGATATCAATGATTTATCCGGTCTTGAGATTGATTATGAAATTTCATTTTGTAATGAAAAGATAATGAGTATAAAATATTCGGGGCTAGGTAATGTGAAGAAAGCGGTTTATCCAAATAATATCTTTTATACTAGTAATATAGATACCCAGAATCAGACTATATTGAAATTGTCAGATGTCGTTGATGTAGATGAGACTTTTTTGGACAAATTCAAAGGCGATAACTTTAGTGCGGTAAGAAGTGAACAAATTGGGTTTTTAGAAGATTTATCTACGGAGGAACTCAAAAACAAATTAGCATCCAATAATTTTTATATAAGTGAGAGTGCTTTAGGTATAAGTGTGGAGGTAATACATGTGTTAGGTGACCATGCTGAATATGAAATAGAGTATACTAATCTTGATGGTAATGTGAGATGGAAAAGTTTTTATGATAAGTATATTAATGAAATATAA
- a CDS encoding IS4 family transposase → MNNTYANTIKNHLYDSISELDTISSLFLQNPEKDFTRIRKLDFRTMVEILLTMGGQNLKLEIMNYFSFGINTPTASAFVQQRHKILPDAFNYLFHDFTKKAMNFSRTFNGYRLLAVDGSNLSIFYNPDDTETHFPNRANAKGFNHLQINALYDICNKIFVDVEIYPGRRQNERKALLQMIDRMEDISDNTIIIADRGYEGYHVFEYIKQKNLNCLFRVKDITGNGITSSLKLPHEDCFDVDYRILVTRRHTKEIRTNPDKYKCIRKGNRFDFLPVNSKDTYPIEFRIVRFPISEDTYEILITNLNRNDFPIEKLKEIYHMRWGIETAFRELKYTIGLINLHSKKVEFIVQEIYARLIMYNFCELITLNTVIKKTKGTTKHMYQVNYTIAIAICRHFIKYKGHEPPDIEALIAKNILPVRPGRKDPRKVKKQATVVSFLYRIA, encoded by the coding sequence ATGAATAATACTTATGCTAATACAATTAAAAATCATCTATATGACAGTATCTCTGAACTTGATACTATTTCATCTTTATTTCTTCAAAATCCTGAGAAAGATTTTACTCGTATTAGAAAACTTGATTTTAGGACAATGGTAGAAATTCTTCTAACTATGGGTGGTCAAAATTTGAAGCTTGAAATTATGAATTATTTTTCCTTTGGTATTAATACACCTACTGCTTCTGCATTTGTACAACAACGCCATAAGATTTTACCTGATGCTTTCAATTATCTTTTCCATGATTTTACTAAAAAGGCTATGAACTTTTCTAGAACTTTTAATGGATATAGACTTCTTGCCGTTGATGGTTCTAACTTAAGTATTTTCTATAATCCTGATGACACTGAAACTCATTTTCCAAATCGGGCTAATGCGAAAGGTTTTAATCACTTACAGATTAATGCTCTTTATGATATTTGTAATAAAATTTTTGTTGACGTTGAGATTTATCCTGGACGAAGACAAAATGAAAGAAAGGCATTGCTACAGATGATTGATCGTATGGAAGACATATCTGACAATACTATTATCATCGCTGACAGAGGATATGAGGGTTATCATGTTTTTGAGTATATAAAACAGAAGAACTTGAACTGTCTATTTAGAGTAAAAGATATAACTGGCAATGGAATAACATCCAGCCTGAAGCTTCCACATGAAGATTGCTTTGATGTTGATTATCGTATATTAGTCACAAGAAGACATACTAAAGAAATCAGGACCAATCCAGACAAATATAAGTGTATTAGAAAAGGAAATCGATTCGATTTTCTACCAGTAAATTCAAAAGATACATATCCTATAGAGTTTAGAATTGTAAGATTTCCTATTTCAGAAGATACCTATGAGATATTAATTACTAATCTAAATAGGAATGACTTTCCAATTGAAAAATTAAAAGAGATATATCATATGAGATGGGGAATAGAGACTGCTTTTAGAGAGTTGAAATACACTATCGGTCTTATTAATCTTCACTCCAAAAAAGTGGAATTTATAGTACAAGAAATATATGCTAGACTTATAATGTATAATTTTTGTGAACTAATTACATTAAACACTGTTATAAAGAAGACCAAAGGTACTACTAAACATATGTATCAAGTGAATTATACTATTGCGATAGCAATTTGTAGACATTTCATTAAATATAAGGGGCATGAGCCCCCCGATATTGAAGCACTAATTGCAAAAAATATTTTGCCAGTTAGACCTGGTAGAAAAGACCCTCGAAAAGTCAAAAAGCAGGCTACTGTAGTTAGCTTCTTATATAGAATAGCATAA